A region from the Arthrobacter gengyunqii genome encodes:
- a CDS encoding phytoene desaturase family protein yields MTEVSVVGAGPNGLAAAVIMARAGLSVRVFEAGATAGGGSRTKELLEPGHRYDVCSAVHPMALASPFFRAFDLAERIKLTVPEISYAHPLDGGDAGLAYKDLERTVEGLGPDGPAFRNLLAPLVQRSEAITDLLMSPLIRGYRHPAAALAFGRAALDQGTPLWNRRFSADKAPALLTGVAAHPVGRMPSLPSAGGGLLLSLLAHTVGWPVPEGGSQTIADAMVRDLQAHGGELVTDHRVSSLDEVRSSKTVLLDVSPRTLLELAGPELPGAYAGALERFRYGNAACKVDFILSGPVPWANGDVGRAGTVHLGGRRAELAAAEAQVAAGTHPEKPYVLLSQPSSFDRSRAPAGRHILWTYCHVPAGSTVDMTEAVTAQIERFAPGFRDVVVRSQVTTAADLERYNENYVGGDFGGGAVNLWQMAARPVPAVNPWQTPVPGVFLCSASTPPGPGVHGMGGYHAAELALRRGYGLQLPDLGIDG; encoded by the coding sequence ATGACCGAGGTGTCAGTGGTCGGCGCCGGACCCAACGGACTGGCAGCGGCCGTCATCATGGCCCGCGCCGGGCTGTCGGTACGGGTCTTTGAAGCCGGAGCCACCGCCGGCGGCGGCAGCCGCACCAAGGAGCTGCTGGAACCCGGACACCGGTACGATGTGTGCTCGGCCGTGCATCCCATGGCCCTGGCATCCCCCTTCTTCCGCGCCTTTGACTTGGCCGAACGGATCAAGCTCACGGTGCCGGAGATCTCCTACGCACATCCCCTGGACGGAGGCGACGCCGGACTGGCCTACAAGGACCTGGAACGCACCGTCGAGGGACTGGGTCCGGACGGACCCGCCTTCCGGAATCTGCTGGCCCCGCTGGTGCAGCGCAGCGAAGCAATCACCGATTTGTTGATGTCGCCGCTGATCCGGGGCTACCGCCATCCGGCGGCAGCGCTGGCCTTTGGCCGGGCCGCCCTGGATCAGGGCACCCCGCTGTGGAACCGGCGGTTCTCCGCGGACAAGGCACCTGCACTGCTCACCGGCGTAGCGGCTCATCCGGTGGGGCGCATGCCCTCGCTGCCCTCGGCGGGCGGCGGCCTGCTGCTGTCACTGCTCGCCCACACCGTGGGCTGGCCGGTGCCCGAGGGCGGATCCCAGACCATCGCCGATGCCATGGTCCGTGACCTGCAGGCGCACGGCGGCGAGCTGGTCACGGACCACCGGGTGTCCTCGCTGGACGAGGTCCGCAGCTCCAAGACAGTCCTGCTCGACGTTTCTCCCCGGACCCTGCTGGAGCTGGCCGGACCGGAACTGCCGGGTGCTTATGCGGGGGCCCTGGAGCGGTTCCGGTACGGCAACGCGGCCTGCAAAGTGGACTTCATCCTCTCCGGGCCGGTGCCGTGGGCCAACGGGGACGTGGGCCGGGCCGGCACGGTGCATCTGGGCGGACGCCGCGCCGAGCTTGCGGCGGCGGAGGCGCAGGTGGCAGCCGGAACGCATCCGGAGAAACCCTACGTCCTGCTGTCCCAGCCGAGCAGCTTTGACCGGTCCCGGGCACCGGCGGGCCGCCACATTCTGTGGACCTACTGCCACGTTCCGGCCGGTTCCACGGTGGACATGACCGAAGCCGTCACCGCGCAGATTGAACGCTTCGCACCCGGCTTCCGCGACGTCGTCGTGCGCTCGCAGGTGACGACGGCGGCGGACCTGGAACGGTACAACGAAAACTATGTGGGCGGGGACTTTGGCGGCGGCGCCGTGAACCTGTGGCAGATGGCGGCGCGCCCCGTGCCGGCGGTGAATCCGTGGCAGACTCCGGTGCCGGGCGTCTTCCTCTGCTCGGCGTCCACGCCGCCCGGACCCGGAGTGCACGGCATGGGCGGCTACCACGCCGCAGAGCTCGCGCTGCGCCGCGGGTACGGCCTTCAGCTGCCGGATCTGGGGATTGACGGCTAG
- a CDS encoding glycosyltransferase family 87 protein encodes MEPKPRRQPLRIVVPSRNDPLLRNLTEGIGGPLGRHTAPGVVTPGFFTVERVLILLTTAAALLAVLVKMPCRTGGWTSPDHFYQACYSDWPVLFESRGLAQGVFPFLTPDAAFEYPVLLGLLAGAVALLVPGGGSQERALAYFDINAVLAVLAWIATVVATLRMANRRPWDAAMVALAPAMILSVFINWDIWAVLLAALGMLAFARSRPVLAGVLLGLGTALKLYPVLILGAVLVLALRTMRLRPAFQALGGAAAAWLVVNVPFMAADFTGWKYFLTFTEERPAGYSSVWFAWNVLAERWGAAQADAGFITFWAYFLFAAACAGIALLGLAAPRRPRLAQLAFLIVAAFILTNKVYSPQFVLWLIPLVALARPRWLDFLIWQFFEVLHWWAIWMYLGALTSGGPAQNNIDAPYYVWAVAGHVLATAWLMAQVASDILVPARDPVRRLGIDDPQGGPFDHAPDRFRLRRRRPTATIEEAGTP; translated from the coding sequence ATGGAGCCCAAGCCCCGACGCCAGCCGCTGCGCATAGTGGTCCCCAGCCGCAACGATCCGCTGCTGCGGAACCTCACCGAGGGCATCGGCGGCCCGCTGGGCCGCCACACCGCCCCGGGAGTCGTGACGCCGGGGTTCTTTACGGTGGAGCGTGTCCTGATCCTGCTGACCACCGCCGCGGCGCTGCTGGCGGTGCTGGTGAAAATGCCGTGCCGCACCGGCGGCTGGACTTCGCCGGACCATTTCTATCAGGCCTGCTATTCGGACTGGCCGGTCCTGTTCGAGTCCCGCGGCCTGGCGCAGGGAGTGTTTCCGTTCCTGACTCCGGACGCCGCCTTTGAGTATCCGGTGCTGCTGGGCCTGCTGGCCGGCGCCGTTGCGCTGCTGGTGCCCGGCGGCGGGTCGCAGGAACGGGCTCTGGCCTACTTCGACATCAACGCGGTCCTGGCCGTCCTGGCCTGGATCGCCACCGTTGTTGCCACCCTGCGGATGGCCAACCGCAGGCCCTGGGATGCAGCCATGGTGGCGCTGGCTCCCGCCATGATCCTGTCGGTCTTCATCAACTGGGACATCTGGGCCGTGCTGCTGGCTGCCCTGGGCATGCTGGCCTTTGCGCGCAGCCGGCCGGTCCTGGCCGGAGTGCTGCTGGGACTGGGAACCGCGTTGAAACTGTATCCGGTGCTGATCCTCGGTGCCGTGCTGGTCCTGGCGCTGCGGACCATGCGGCTGCGCCCGGCGTTTCAGGCCCTGGGCGGGGCCGCGGCCGCCTGGCTGGTGGTGAACGTGCCCTTCATGGCTGCCGACTTCACCGGCTGGAAATACTTCCTCACATTCACCGAAGAACGGCCGGCTGGATACTCCTCCGTATGGTTCGCGTGGAACGTGCTGGCCGAGCGGTGGGGAGCGGCGCAGGCGGATGCAGGGTTCATCACCTTCTGGGCCTATTTCCTGTTCGCGGCAGCGTGCGCGGGCATTGCCCTGCTGGGGCTCGCCGCGCCGCGCCGCCCCCGGCTGGCGCAGCTGGCCTTCCTGATCGTTGCGGCCTTCATCCTGACCAACAAGGTGTATTCGCCCCAGTTTGTGCTTTGGCTGATCCCGCTGGTGGCCCTGGCCCGGCCCCGGTGGCTCGATTTCCTGATCTGGCAGTTTTTCGAAGTGCTGCACTGGTGGGCCATCTGGATGTATCTGGGAGCCCTGACTTCCGGCGGTCCCGCCCAAAACAACATCGACGCCCCTTACTACGTGTGGGCCGTGGCCGGCCACGTCCTGGCCACGGCGTGGCTGATGGCCCAAGTGGCCAGCGACATCCTGGTGCCGGCGCGTGACCCGGTGCGGCGCCTGGGCATCGATGATCCGCAGGGCGGGCCCTTTGACCACGCGCCGGACCGGTTCCGGCTCCGCCGCCGGAGGCCGACAGCCACGATCGAGGAAGCAGGAACGCCATGA
- a CDS encoding inositol-3-phosphate synthase has translation MAKNPIRVAIVGVGNCAASLVQGVQYYRDADPDLTVPGLMHVKFGNYHVNDVQFVAAFDVDSKKVGLDLADAIGASENNTIKIADVPQTGITVQRGHTLDGLGKYYRETIVESDAEAVDIVSALKDNAVDVMVCYLPVGSEQAAKFYAQCAIDAGVAFVNALPVFIAGTKEWADKFTAAGVPIIGDDIKSQIGATITHRVMAKLFEDRGVILDRTYQLNVGGNMDFKNMLERERLESKKISKTQAVTSNTSANLKADDVHIGPSDYVAWLDDRKWAFVRLEGRNFGDAPVSLEYKLEVWDSPNSAGVIIDAIRAAKIALDRGVGGPILSASSYFMKSPPEQYNDDLAKEKVEQFIRGEVER, from the coding sequence GTGGCTAAGAACCCCATTCGGGTCGCAATCGTTGGTGTGGGAAACTGTGCGGCGTCGCTGGTGCAGGGCGTGCAGTATTACCGCGATGCAGATCCGGACCTGACGGTCCCCGGCCTGATGCACGTGAAGTTCGGCAACTACCACGTCAACGACGTGCAGTTCGTGGCCGCCTTCGACGTCGACAGCAAGAAGGTCGGCCTGGACCTGGCGGACGCCATCGGTGCCAGCGAAAACAACACCATCAAGATCGCCGACGTCCCGCAGACCGGCATCACCGTGCAGCGCGGCCACACGCTCGACGGCCTGGGCAAGTATTACCGGGAGACCATCGTCGAGTCCGACGCCGAAGCCGTGGACATTGTTTCCGCGCTGAAGGACAACGCCGTTGACGTGATGGTTTGCTACCTGCCCGTGGGCTCCGAGCAGGCTGCCAAGTTCTACGCGCAGTGCGCCATTGACGCCGGCGTTGCCTTCGTGAACGCCCTGCCCGTCTTCATTGCCGGCACCAAGGAGTGGGCGGACAAGTTCACCGCGGCCGGCGTGCCCATCATCGGTGACGACATCAAGAGCCAGATCGGTGCCACCATTACGCACCGCGTCATGGCCAAGCTGTTCGAGGACCGCGGCGTCATCCTCGACCGCACCTACCAGCTGAACGTTGGCGGCAACATGGACTTCAAGAACATGCTCGAGCGGGAGCGCCTGGAGTCCAAGAAGATTTCCAAGACCCAGGCCGTCACCTCCAACACCTCGGCCAATTTGAAGGCCGACGACGTCCACATCGGCCCCTCGGACTACGTTGCCTGGCTCGATGACCGCAAGTGGGCCTTTGTCCGCCTGGAGGGCCGCAACTTCGGCGATGCCCCGGTGTCGCTGGAGTACAAGCTGGAGGTCTGGGACTCCCCCAACTCCGCCGGCGTCATCATCGATGCCATCCGGGCCGCCAAGATCGCCCTGGACCGCGGAGTGGGCGGACCGATCCTCTCGGCGTCGAGCTACTTCATGAAGTCGCCGCCGGAGCAGTACAACGATGACCTTGCCAAGGAAAAGGTGGAGCAGTTCATCCGTGGCGAGGTCGAGCGCTAA
- a CDS encoding formate--tetrahydrofolate ligase, with amino-acid sequence MRAAADMSSDLEISRRAVMKPVTDIARAAGIPEEALDLYGRYKAKVDPALVPARSTRGKVVLVTAMSPTPAGEGKSTVTVGLGDALAKAGANTVIALREPSLGPVLGMKGGATGGGWSQVVPMEDINLHFTGDFHAITTANNALTALVDNHIYQGNELGIDPRRITFRRVMDMNDRSLRDIVIGLGGPAQGVPRQDGFDITVASEIMAVFCLARDLADLKERLARITVGYTYDRRPVTVRDLGVEGALTLLLKDAVKPNLVQTLAGTPALVHGGPFANIAHGCNSVIATELARTVGDIVVTEAGFGADLGAEKYMDITSRAADVAPDAVVLVATIRALKMHGGVPKDRLGEPAPAALEAGTANLRRHIGNIRRFGLSPVVAVNTFTTDTQEEVDWLLQWCAAEGVAAAAADVWANGGGESGGDALAAEVLAALEKPADFRHLYPLDMPVEEKIRTVVRDIYGADDVEFALPALRRLEEIKAGGWDGLPVCMAKTQYSFSDNAALLGAPTGFTVHVRDLILKTGAGFVVALTGAVMTMPGLPKTPAAMRMDVSADGTPSGLS; translated from the coding sequence ATGCGCGCTGCCGCTGACATGTCCAGTGATTTGGAAATTTCCCGCCGGGCGGTGATGAAGCCCGTCACGGACATCGCCCGTGCGGCCGGCATCCCGGAAGAAGCCCTGGACCTGTACGGGCGGTACAAAGCCAAGGTTGACCCTGCACTGGTTCCCGCGCGCAGCACCCGCGGCAAGGTGGTGCTGGTTACCGCCATGAGTCCCACCCCCGCCGGTGAAGGCAAGTCCACGGTCACCGTGGGGCTGGGCGATGCGCTGGCCAAAGCCGGGGCAAACACCGTCATAGCCCTGCGGGAGCCCTCGCTGGGACCCGTGCTGGGCATGAAGGGCGGGGCCACCGGCGGCGGCTGGTCGCAGGTGGTGCCCATGGAGGACATCAACCTGCACTTCACCGGTGACTTCCACGCCATCACCACCGCCAACAACGCGTTGACGGCGCTCGTGGACAACCACATCTACCAGGGCAACGAGCTGGGGATCGATCCGCGCCGGATCACGTTCCGCCGGGTCATGGACATGAATGACCGCTCGCTGCGGGACATCGTGATCGGCCTGGGCGGGCCGGCGCAGGGCGTTCCGCGCCAAGACGGGTTTGATATCACCGTAGCTTCCGAGATCATGGCCGTCTTCTGCCTTGCCCGCGACCTCGCCGACCTCAAGGAGCGGCTGGCCCGCATCACCGTGGGGTACACCTACGACCGGCGGCCGGTCACGGTGCGGGACCTGGGCGTGGAGGGCGCACTGACGCTGCTGCTCAAAGACGCAGTGAAACCGAACCTGGTCCAGACCCTCGCCGGGACGCCCGCCCTGGTCCACGGCGGACCGTTCGCCAACATCGCGCACGGCTGCAACTCGGTGATCGCCACCGAACTGGCCCGCACCGTTGGCGACATCGTGGTCACCGAGGCCGGCTTCGGTGCCGATCTTGGCGCCGAGAAATACATGGACATCACCTCGCGGGCCGCGGATGTGGCCCCGGACGCCGTCGTCCTGGTGGCAACGATCCGTGCGCTGAAGATGCACGGCGGCGTGCCGAAGGATCGGCTCGGCGAGCCGGCTCCGGCCGCCCTTGAAGCCGGAACCGCCAACCTGCGCCGGCACATCGGGAACATTCGCAGGTTCGGCCTGAGCCCCGTGGTGGCGGTCAACACCTTCACCACGGACACGCAGGAGGAGGTGGACTGGCTGCTGCAGTGGTGCGCAGCCGAGGGGGTCGCGGCGGCCGCGGCCGACGTCTGGGCCAATGGCGGCGGCGAAAGCGGCGGCGATGCCCTGGCCGCAGAGGTGCTGGCAGCTCTGGAAAAGCCCGCGGATTTCCGCCACCTGTACCCGTTGGACATGCCGGTTGAGGAGAAGATCCGGACGGTGGTCCGCGACATTTACGGTGCCGACGACGTCGAATTCGCGCTGCCGGCCCTGCGCCGGCTGGAGGAAATCAAGGCCGGGGGATGGGACGGACTGCCGGTGTGCATGGCCAAGACCCAGTACTCGTTCTCCGACAATGCAGCACTGCTCGGAGCTCCCACCGGTTTCACCGTGCACGTGAGGGACCTGATCCTGAAGACCGGGGCGGGGTTCGTCGTCGCACTCACCGGCGCCGTGATGACCATGCCCGGATTGCCCAAGACGCCGGCAGCCATGCGCATGGACGTTAGCGCGGACGGAACACCCTCCGGCCTGTCATAG
- the mshA gene encoding D-inositol-3-phosphate glycosyltransferase produces MLQVKRVAMLSLHTSPLEQPGSGDAGGMNVYVRSVAVELASSGVEVEIFTRASDPQQPPAAELCPGVTVRHVAAGPRRKIAKEALPELEADLAAAVTGIHPYRSHRRFDVIHSHYWVSGTAGLAVARAWDLPLVHTMHTMARVKNLRLQAGEKPEPRVRIDGEQDIVDGATRLIANTSTEAAELESLYGADPRAVDVVAPGVDLQVFSSRNSGASRVRMGVPRGVFHIVFAGRIQRMKGPQVLIRAAAELHARRPDIPLHVTVLGAGSGAEVLDLQPLVDSLGLHGQVSLRPPVNAAVLAEWFRAADVVAVPSFSESFGLVALEAQACGTPVLAANVGGLPKAVEHGRTGLLVDGHESGRWSAELERLYDDAGLRRALGYGAAAHASEFGWKRTATLTAHSYLQAAEQFSAHSVR; encoded by the coding sequence TTGCTTCAGGTAAAGCGTGTCGCCATGCTCTCCTTGCACACGTCACCGTTGGAGCAGCCAGGCTCCGGTGATGCCGGCGGCATGAACGTTTATGTGCGCTCTGTAGCTGTCGAGCTGGCTTCATCAGGCGTTGAAGTCGAGATTTTCACACGTGCGTCGGACCCGCAGCAGCCTCCGGCCGCGGAGCTGTGTCCCGGTGTCACGGTTCGCCATGTCGCCGCGGGACCGCGCCGGAAGATCGCCAAGGAAGCTCTGCCGGAACTGGAAGCGGACCTTGCAGCGGCCGTCACAGGCATCCATCCCTACCGGTCCCACCGGCGTTTCGACGTTATCCATTCGCACTACTGGGTCTCCGGCACGGCCGGCCTCGCTGTTGCGCGGGCCTGGGACCTCCCGCTGGTGCACACCATGCACACCATGGCCCGGGTGAAGAACCTCCGTCTGCAGGCCGGCGAGAAGCCCGAGCCCCGGGTGCGCATTGACGGCGAACAGGACATCGTGGATGGCGCCACCCGCCTGATCGCCAATACCAGCACCGAAGCGGCCGAGCTGGAGTCGCTGTACGGAGCCGATCCGCGCGCGGTGGACGTTGTGGCGCCCGGCGTTGACCTTCAGGTTTTCTCCAGCCGGAACTCCGGCGCGTCCCGTGTGCGCATGGGCGTACCCCGCGGCGTGTTCCACATCGTGTTTGCCGGCCGCATCCAGCGGATGAAGGGCCCCCAGGTGCTGATCAGGGCCGCCGCTGAACTGCACGCCCGCCGTCCGGACATCCCGCTGCACGTCACCGTGCTCGGCGCCGGGAGCGGCGCCGAGGTCCTGGATCTGCAGCCGCTGGTGGATTCGCTGGGGCTGCACGGGCAGGTGTCCCTGCGGCCGCCCGTGAATGCCGCCGTCCTGGCTGAGTGGTTCCGGGCTGCCGACGTCGTTGCGGTGCCCTCCTTCAGCGAGTCCTTCGGCCTTGTGGCCCTCGAGGCTCAAGCCTGCGGCACTCCGGTGCTGGCCGCCAACGTCGGCGGACTGCCCAAGGCGGTGGAGCACGGCCGCACCGGCCTTTTGGTGGATGGCCACGAGAGCGGGCGCTGGTCCGCAGAGCTGGAACGGCTGTACGACGACGCCGGGCTGCGGCGGGCGCTGGGCTACGGTGCCGCAGCGCACGCCTCCGAGTTTGGCTGGAAGCGCACGGCCACACTCACGGCGCACAGCTATCTGCAGGCCGCTGAACAGTTCTCGGCGCACTCCGTGCGCTGA
- a CDS encoding histidine phosphatase family protein: protein MSNAEDFGPAVPDTTPAGTRLPRLWLLRHGETEWSREGNYTGLTDIPLTDAGEAQAVAAKEKIGAVDFDLVLSSPLIRARRTAELVGYPDPQILPHAHEWDYGDNEGRKSTQVRAENPGYLIWNDGVPNGETLDQVAERADRIISLVQAGCGTPMDRSPDTAPVEKVLLVAHGHFLRILAARWLGLPAEQGRHFVLGTAAVCTLGWDKHTPAIVRWNY, encoded by the coding sequence ATGAGCAACGCTGAGGACTTCGGTCCCGCGGTTCCGGATACGACGCCGGCAGGCACCCGGCTGCCGCGCCTGTGGCTGCTGCGCCACGGTGAAACGGAGTGGTCCCGTGAGGGGAACTACACCGGTCTGACGGACATTCCCCTGACGGATGCGGGCGAGGCCCAGGCCGTCGCGGCCAAGGAGAAGATTGGAGCGGTGGACTTCGATCTCGTACTGTCCTCCCCGCTGATTCGCGCGCGGCGCACCGCCGAGCTGGTGGGTTACCCGGACCCGCAGATCCTTCCCCACGCACATGAGTGGGACTACGGAGACAACGAGGGCCGCAAGAGCACCCAGGTCCGCGCCGAGAACCCCGGATACCTGATCTGGAATGACGGCGTCCCCAACGGAGAAACCCTGGACCAGGTGGCGGAGCGGGCCGACCGCATCATTTCGCTCGTGCAGGCCGGCTGCGGAACACCAATGGACCGCTCCCCGGACACCGCTCCGGTGGAAAAGGTCCTCCTGGTTGCACACGGCCACTTCCTGCGCATTCTCGCTGCCCGCTGGCTGGGGCTTCCGGCGGAGCAGGGACGGCACTTTGTGCTCGGAACGGCTGCGGTTTGTACTCTGGGCTGGGATAAGCACACCCCCGCCATCGTGCGCTGGAACTATTAG
- a CDS encoding CCA tRNA nucleotidyltransferase, translated as MAHLFDSSALKTPLPTVVGELGELFQDAGYELSLVGGPVRDLFLGRVSPDLDFTTNARPDDIIGVIRRWCDTYWEIGRAFGTIGMRKAGFQIEITTYRADAYDPDSRKPAVAFGDKLEDDLFRRDFTMNAMALRLPSMELVDPFGGVKDLHAGLVRTPGAPSTSFSDDPLRMMRAARFASQLEVDVAPEVFEAMKDMAGRITIISAERVRDELMKLINGKAPWTGIDLLVESGLAEHVLPEVSALKLEIDEHHRHKDVYQHSLTVLRQACSHETDADGAVPGPDFVLRFAALMHDVGKPATRRFEPNGSVSFLHHDAVGSKLTAKRMKALRFDNDTIKAVSRLVELHMRFYGYGDAGWTDSAVRRYVNDAGPLLQRLHRLTRSDVTTRNRRKAERLAFAYDDLEARITALAEQEELAAIRPDLDGQQIMALLGIRPGPVVGRAYRFLLEERMEKGPATEAEAADMLRSWWASQPENPENSAAAPDGGDGTAGAGTAPSAEGSGDASARGGAKMESDGNPS; from the coding sequence ATGGCGCACCTTTTTGACAGCTCGGCCCTGAAAACACCTCTCCCCACCGTTGTCGGCGAACTCGGGGAGTTGTTCCAAGACGCCGGTTACGAGCTTTCCCTCGTGGGCGGTCCGGTGCGGGACCTCTTTCTGGGACGGGTGTCCCCGGACCTGGATTTCACCACCAATGCCCGCCCCGACGACATCATTGGCGTCATCCGCCGCTGGTGCGACACCTACTGGGAGATCGGGCGCGCCTTCGGGACCATCGGCATGCGCAAAGCCGGCTTCCAGATAGAAATCACCACGTACCGGGCCGACGCCTACGATCCGGACTCACGCAAACCCGCCGTGGCGTTCGGGGACAAGCTCGAAGACGATCTCTTCCGCCGCGACTTCACCATGAACGCCATGGCCCTGCGGCTGCCGTCGATGGAACTGGTGGACCCGTTCGGGGGAGTGAAGGACCTGCACGCGGGCCTCGTGCGCACCCCCGGCGCCCCGTCGACGTCGTTCTCCGACGACCCGCTGCGGATGATGCGCGCCGCCCGCTTTGCCTCCCAGCTGGAAGTGGACGTGGCGCCCGAGGTTTTCGAGGCCATGAAGGACATGGCCGGCCGCATCACCATCATCTCCGCCGAACGGGTCCGCGACGAGCTGATGAAACTGATCAACGGGAAGGCACCCTGGACCGGGATCGACCTGCTCGTGGAAAGCGGTCTGGCCGAACACGTCCTGCCGGAGGTCTCGGCCCTGAAACTGGAAATCGACGAGCACCACCGCCACAAAGACGTCTACCAGCACTCGCTGACGGTTCTCCGGCAGGCCTGCAGCCACGAAACGGACGCCGACGGCGCCGTGCCCGGACCGGATTTCGTCCTCAGGTTCGCCGCGCTGATGCACGACGTCGGCAAGCCCGCCACCCGCCGGTTCGAGCCCAACGGGTCGGTCAGCTTCCTGCACCACGATGCCGTGGGTTCCAAACTCACCGCCAAGCGGATGAAGGCGCTGCGCTTCGACAATGACACCATCAAGGCGGTGTCGCGGCTGGTGGAGCTGCACATGCGGTTCTACGGGTACGGAGATGCCGGCTGGACCGATTCCGCCGTTCGCCGCTACGTCAACGACGCCGGCCCGCTGCTGCAGCGGCTGCACCGGCTGACCCGGTCCGACGTCACCACCCGCAACCGGCGCAAGGCTGAACGTTTGGCCTTCGCCTATGACGACCTGGAGGCACGCATCACCGCGCTCGCCGAGCAGGAGGAACTGGCCGCCATCCGCCCCGATCTGGACGGGCAGCAGATCATGGCCCTGCTGGGCATCCGGCCCGGGCCCGTGGTGGGCCGCGCCTACCGGTTCCTGCTGGAAGAGCGGATGGAAAAGGGGCCGGCCACCGAGGCTGAAGCGGCGGACATGCTCCGCAGCTGGTGGGCCTCCCAGCCTGAGAATCCCGAGAATTCCGCTGCCGCGCCGGACGGCGGAGACGGCACCGCCGGAGCGGGCACTGCTCCTTCCGCTGAAGGCTCCGGCGATGCCTCCGCCCGCGGCGGTGCCAAAATGGAGTCGGACGGAAACCCGTCCTGA
- a CDS encoding NUDIX hydrolase, whose product MAHPVPSAPKRTPLTASMGSAAAHPVHASLPTVEEVSAGGIVVDSTSADLPVAIIARLNRGGRLEWCLPKGHPENDEDSREAAIREIAEETGIDGRILTALGSIDYWFTVSGHRVHKTVHHFLLAATGGHLTIENDPDHEAVDVAWVPLAELGKRLSFPNERRIADLAREILPRYL is encoded by the coding sequence ATGGCCCATCCCGTACCGAGCGCACCCAAGCGAACCCCGTTGACGGCGTCAATGGGCAGCGCTGCCGCGCATCCGGTGCATGCTTCCCTTCCCACGGTGGAAGAGGTCTCTGCGGGAGGAATCGTGGTTGATTCCACGTCTGCGGACCTGCCCGTGGCGATCATCGCCCGGCTAAACCGGGGCGGCCGGCTGGAATGGTGCCTCCCCAAGGGCCATCCGGAAAACGATGAGGACAGCCGCGAAGCAGCCATCCGGGAAATCGCCGAGGAAACCGGCATCGACGGACGGATCCTGACCGCCCTGGGCAGCATCGACTACTGGTTCACGGTGAGCGGGCACCGGGTGCATAAAACCGTGCACCACTTCCTGCTGGCTGCCACGGGCGGCCACCTGACCATCGAAAATGATCCGGACCACGAAGCCGTTGATGTCGCCTGGGTTCCGCTCGCGGAGCTGGGCAAGCGGCTCTCCTTCCCCAATGAGCGGCGCATCGCTGATCTGGCGCGGGAAATCCTTCCCCGGTATCTCTGA